In one Tessaracoccus palaemonis genomic region, the following are encoded:
- a CDS encoding ABC transporter permease: protein MSSATVTRPEAPTGARTRPRLRLDLLPTLAALVIFVGMVIYGEVAYGRIVQMSTISNLLINNAHLIVLAVGLTFVILTGGIDLSVGAVIAFSSVSGVMLINSGWNPWLVMILMILIGAAFGLASGVLIQYFNVQPFIATLAMMFLARGLASMLSTKPGRLPDESAFRVLAEQWKIIDGPKVNDLVITPGVLVALVVVVVAFFTLHRTRTGRTVYAIGGSEQSAQLMGLPVHRTKMWVYVISGLLAGVAAVIYTARLGIAQNITGIGWELDAIAATVIGGTLLTGGAGFVLGSVVGALVLGLMNVLITRDGTVPPEATTIITGGILLVFVLLQRAVLARRNQ, encoded by the coding sequence ATGAGCTCCGCAACCGTGACCCGGCCCGAGGCCCCGACCGGCGCCAGGACCCGGCCCCGACTCCGCCTTGACCTGCTGCCCACCCTCGCCGCGCTCGTCATCTTCGTGGGCATGGTGATCTACGGCGAGGTGGCCTACGGGCGCATCGTCCAGATGAGCACGATCTCGAATCTGCTCATCAACAACGCACACCTGATCGTCCTGGCCGTCGGACTGACGTTCGTCATCCTGACGGGGGGCATCGATCTGTCGGTCGGCGCCGTGATCGCCTTCAGTTCGGTCTCCGGAGTCATGCTGATCAACTCCGGCTGGAACCCCTGGCTCGTGATGATCCTGATGATCCTGATCGGCGCGGCGTTCGGGCTGGCTTCGGGGGTCCTGATCCAGTACTTCAACGTGCAGCCGTTCATCGCGACGTTGGCCATGATGTTCCTCGCGAGGGGGCTGGCCTCGATGCTGAGCACCAAGCCGGGGCGGCTGCCGGACGAGTCCGCCTTCAGGGTGCTCGCCGAGCAGTGGAAGATCATCGACGGCCCGAAGGTCAACGACCTCGTGATCACGCCCGGTGTCCTCGTGGCGCTGGTCGTCGTGGTGGTCGCGTTCTTCACCCTGCACCGGACCCGGACGGGACGCACGGTGTACGCCATCGGTGGGTCCGAGCAGTCCGCGCAGCTCATGGGGCTGCCCGTGCACCGGACCAAGATGTGGGTCTACGTCATCAGCGGGCTGCTCGCCGGCGTCGCCGCGGTCATCTACACCGCGCGGCTCGGTATCGCGCAGAACATCACGGGCATCGGCTGGGAGCTGGACGCGATCGCTGCCACCGTGATCGGTGGAACCCTGCTGACCGGCGGCGCCGGGTTCGTGCTCGGCTCGGTCGTCGGCGCTCTGGTGCTGGGGCTGATGAACGTCCTGATCACCCGCGACGGCACGGTGCCCCCGGAGGCGACGACCATCATCACCGGCGGCATCCTTCTGGTGTTCGTGCTCCTGCAACGGGCGGTGCTCGCGCGCAGGAACCAGTGA
- a CDS encoding superoxide dismutase, producing the protein MTYTLPDLDYDYGALAPHIAPEIMELHHSKHHATYVKGANDALEQLAAARDKGEFGAIPKLEKDLAFHLGGHINHSVFWKNLSPNGGGEPTGDVAEAIGEFFGSFDGFKGQFAAAANSIQGSGWAMLVWDTLGKRLNINQLYDQQGNLPVGQLPILQLDMWEHAFYLQYKNVKGDYVNAWWNVVNWDDVAQRLAAAKAAQISY; encoded by the coding sequence ATGACCTACACCCTTCCCGACCTCGACTACGACTACGGAGCACTGGCGCCGCACATCGCTCCGGAGATCATGGAGCTGCACCACTCCAAGCACCACGCCACCTACGTCAAGGGTGCCAACGACGCGCTCGAGCAGCTGGCGGCGGCCCGCGACAAGGGTGAGTTCGGGGCCATCCCGAAGCTGGAGAAGGACCTCGCCTTCCACCTGGGGGGCCACATCAACCACTCCGTGTTCTGGAAGAACCTCTCCCCGAACGGCGGCGGAGAGCCGACCGGCGACGTGGCTGAGGCCATCGGCGAGTTCTTCGGCTCGTTCGACGGCTTCAAGGGCCAGTTCGCGGCGGCCGCGAACTCCATCCAGGGTTCCGGCTGGGCCATGCTCGTGTGGGACACCCTCGGCAAGCGCCTGAACATCAACCAGCTGTACGACCAGCAGGGCAACCTCCCCGTCGGTCAGCTGCCGATCCTGCAGCTCGACATGTGGGAGCACGCGTTCTACCTGCAGTACAAGAACGTGAAGGGCGACTACGTCAACGCCTGGTGGAATGTCGTCAACTGGGACGACGTCGCGCAGCGTCTGGCCGCCGCCAAGGCCGCCCAGATCAGCTACTGA
- a CDS encoding ABC transporter permease, translating to MTGQSDGIKGVLKRQYVWGIVAIILLLAVNVAKDPSYLSIGYNASNGALVGNVIDILRAAAPVMMIALGMCLVVATSGIDLSVGSVMVVAGAASMELLAGAGNTPGAALTALALALGISVVLGLVNGVLVSVVGLQPFISTLVMMLAGRGVAKVITSGQNTAATNDTFRWIANGYVLGLPVVFVFAVLIVVLLGLLVRRSALGLMIEAIGMDPAAARLAGVNRRGMLLAVYAISGLTAGVAGVFATASVMTVDISRTGDQMEMDAILAVVIGGTSLAGGKFNLTGATIGALLIATLDKTVVFLGISSSATPAFKAIVIVVLCLLQSQRVRQLFVRRRTMSRPAPLVKEVAA from the coding sequence ATGACCGGGCAGAGTGACGGGATCAAGGGCGTGTTGAAACGCCAGTACGTGTGGGGGATCGTCGCGATCATCCTGCTGCTGGCGGTCAACGTGGCCAAGGACCCGAGCTATCTCAGCATCGGCTACAACGCGAGCAACGGCGCGCTGGTGGGCAACGTGATCGACATCCTGCGGGCGGCCGCCCCGGTGATGATGATCGCGCTGGGCATGTGTCTGGTCGTCGCGACGAGCGGGATCGACCTCTCGGTCGGCTCCGTGATGGTCGTGGCCGGGGCCGCCTCCATGGAGCTGCTCGCCGGCGCAGGGAACACGCCGGGCGCGGCCCTGACGGCCCTCGCTCTGGCGCTCGGCATCAGCGTCGTGCTCGGCCTGGTCAACGGCGTGCTGGTGTCCGTGGTGGGGCTGCAGCCGTTCATCAGCACCCTGGTGATGATGCTGGCCGGCCGCGGCGTGGCGAAGGTCATCACCTCCGGGCAGAACACGGCCGCGACGAACGACACGTTCCGGTGGATCGCCAACGGCTACGTGCTCGGCCTGCCCGTCGTGTTCGTCTTCGCCGTGCTCATCGTCGTGCTGCTCGGCCTCCTGGTGCGGCGGAGCGCGTTGGGGCTGATGATCGAGGCCATCGGCATGGACCCCGCTGCCGCCCGCCTCGCCGGCGTCAACCGTCGCGGCATGCTGCTGGCCGTCTACGCCATCTCGGGACTGACCGCCGGCGTCGCCGGGGTGTTCGCCACGGCTTCGGTCATGACGGTCGACATCTCCAGGACGGGCGATCAGATGGAGATGGACGCGATCCTCGCCGTCGTCATCGGGGGCACCTCGCTCGCCGGTGGCAAGTTCAACCTGACGGGGGCGACCATCGGCGCACTCCTCATCGCCACGCTGGACAAGACGGTGGTGTTCCTCGGGATCTCCTCGTCGGCGACCCCGGCCTTCAAGGCCATCGTGATCGTCGTGCTGTGTCTGCTCCAGTCGCAGCGGGTCCGTCAGCTGTTCGTCCGGCGCAGGACCATGTCGCGGCCTGCGCCCCTGGTGAAGGAGGTGGCGGCATGA
- a CDS encoding class I SAM-dependent methyltransferase has protein sequence MSHYFETPDQAGPTHEFTATVFGRELTFTAAPGVFSGHRLDLGTSVLLREVEPPAEGRVLDLGCGVGTIAVALAVASPRLRVTAVDVNDLAIELTAANAARHGVADRLDACRPEAVPADATFDEIWSNPPIRIGKAALHELLLTWLPRLSPDGVAWLVVGKNLGGDSLQRWLTDQGYPTGRVASAKGFRVLKVARG, from the coding sequence ATGAGCCACTACTTCGAGACCCCCGACCAGGCGGGGCCGACCCACGAGTTCACCGCGACGGTCTTCGGGCGCGAGCTCACCTTCACCGCCGCCCCCGGCGTGTTCTCGGGGCACCGGCTCGACCTCGGCACCTCGGTGCTGCTGCGGGAGGTCGAGCCGCCCGCCGAGGGCCGCGTGCTCGATCTCGGCTGCGGCGTCGGCACGATCGCCGTCGCACTGGCCGTGGCCTCGCCCCGGCTGCGGGTGACTGCCGTCGACGTGAACGACCTGGCGATCGAGCTGACGGCCGCGAACGCGGCCCGGCACGGCGTCGCCGACCGCCTCGACGCCTGTCGACCGGAGGCCGTCCCCGCGGACGCGACCTTCGACGAGATCTGGTCCAACCCGCCGATCCGCATCGGAAAGGCCGCGCTCCACGAGCTGCTCCTGACGTGGCTGCCCCGCCTCTCCCCCGACGGGGTCGCCTGGCTGGTCGTCGGGAAGAACCTCGGCGGCGACTCGCTGCAGCGCTGGCTGACCGACCAGGGCTACCCGACCGGGCGCGTCGCCTCCGCGAAGGGCTTCAGGGTCCTCAAGGTCGCCCGCGGCTAG
- a CDS encoding YccF domain-containing protein produces MRTVLNVIWVVLGGFWLALGYFVAGIIACIFIITIPAGVASFRMARYVFWPFGKTVVPNPRAGAGSAVMNVIWFIIAGWWLAVGHVVTALGQAITIIGLANAWVSLKMIPVTCFPFGKRIVDSAHPF; encoded by the coding sequence ATGCGCACCGTGCTCAATGTGATCTGGGTGGTACTCGGCGGGTTCTGGCTCGCTCTGGGCTACTTCGTGGCGGGCATCATCGCCTGCATCTTCATCATCACGATCCCGGCAGGGGTCGCGTCGTTCCGCATGGCGCGCTACGTGTTCTGGCCCTTCGGCAAGACCGTCGTCCCGAACCCGCGCGCCGGCGCCGGCTCCGCGGTCATGAACGTCATCTGGTTCATCATCGCCGGCTGGTGGCTCGCCGTCGGTCACGTCGTGACCGCGCTCGGGCAGGCCATCACCATCATCGGCCTCGCCAACGCCTGGGTCTCCCTGAAGATGATCCCCGTGACGTGCTTCCCGTTCGGCAAGCGGATCGTCGACAGCGCGCACCCCTTCTGA
- the truA gene encoding tRNA pseudouridine(38-40) synthase TruA → MRLRIDLAYDGAAFHGWATQPGLRTVQGVLEEWIPRVLRIAPTPLVVAGRTDAGVHARGQVCHVDLPDELTLDQDPCAVLLRRLGRVLPHDIVIRDVRRAPEGFDARFSATWRRYIYRIVDEGQIPDPLLRGHVARVPHPVDVGALNAGAGTLLGLRDFAPFCKPREGATTIRELRRCSARRLGDGVIEIELVADAFCHSMVRSLVGALTAVGGSRRTLAWLEDVAAHPVRHNEVLVMPAHGLVLEEVGYPADDQLAERARQARAVRTMEEPS, encoded by the coding sequence ATGCGCCTCAGGATTGACCTCGCCTACGACGGGGCCGCGTTCCACGGCTGGGCCACGCAGCCCGGCCTGCGGACGGTGCAGGGGGTGCTCGAGGAGTGGATCCCCCGGGTGCTGCGCATCGCCCCCACTCCGCTGGTCGTGGCAGGCCGCACCGACGCCGGCGTCCATGCACGGGGGCAGGTCTGCCACGTCGACCTGCCCGACGAGCTGACCCTCGACCAGGATCCGTGCGCCGTGCTGCTGAGGCGGCTGGGCCGCGTGCTGCCGCACGACATCGTGATCCGGGACGTGCGCAGGGCCCCCGAGGGCTTCGACGCCCGCTTCTCCGCCACCTGGCGCCGCTACATCTACCGCATCGTCGACGAGGGGCAGATCCCCGACCCGCTCCTGCGCGGCCACGTCGCCCGGGTGCCACACCCCGTCGACGTGGGCGCGCTCAACGCCGGCGCCGGCACGCTGCTCGGGCTGCGTGACTTCGCGCCGTTCTGCAAGCCGCGCGAAGGGGCGACCACGATCCGGGAGCTCCGCCGCTGCAGCGCGAGGCGCCTGGGCGACGGCGTGATCGAGATCGAGCTGGTCGCCGACGCCTTCTGCCACTCGATGGTCCGCTCACTGGTCGGCGCGCTGACCGCCGTCGGCGGGTCGAGGCGCACGCTGGCCTGGCTGGAGGACGTGGCGGCGCATCCCGTCCGTCACAACGAGGTCCTCGTGATGCCGGCGCACGGGCTTGTTCTCGAGGAGGTCGGCTATCCGGCCGACGATCAGCTCGCCGAGCGGGCACGCCAGGCCCGCGCCGTCCGCACGATGGAGGAACCGTCATGA
- a CDS encoding glycosyltransferase translates to MGGMRIAQLANFVGPTSGGMKVVIEELGKGYVAAGHTRIFVAPGERDEVTETEAGILVTVRAPKVSQQYRMIFRPWRALDVLGRFRPTSIEVSDKWTLSPAGRWASRNNVGSVLFSHEQLSDMLSMWARRSFGVETAVGALNRRLAKEFDRVVVTSRYAADEFESTGAQLELVPLGVDLDIFHPAKGAPADDGLLKLCYVGRLSHEKSPQLAVATVVELHRRGRPVRLDLYGTGPDLAELEALAGDAPVHFHGFVAGREEVARRIAAADVSLSVCPAETFGLAVLEALACGTPVVTSNRGGAHELVDASSGASADPDPELLADAVESLVPRLGPELREAARARAEQYSWSRTVRQMLDLHSRLADEIPDASVRGFGHRRGEMR, encoded by the coding sequence ATTGGGGGGATGCGGATAGCCCAGCTCGCCAACTTCGTCGGCCCCACCTCCGGGGGCATGAAGGTGGTCATCGAGGAGCTGGGCAAGGGGTACGTGGCGGCCGGGCACACCCGGATCTTCGTGGCGCCGGGGGAGCGTGACGAGGTGACCGAGACCGAGGCCGGCATCCTCGTCACCGTCCGGGCGCCGAAGGTCTCCCAGCAGTACCGCATGATCTTTCGCCCCTGGCGCGCCCTCGACGTGCTCGGCCGGTTCCGGCCCACCTCCATCGAGGTCTCCGACAAGTGGACACTGTCCCCGGCGGGCCGCTGGGCGAGCCGCAACAACGTCGGGTCGGTGCTGTTCAGCCACGAGCAGCTGAGCGACATGCTGTCCATGTGGGCCCGCCGCTCCTTCGGAGTGGAGACCGCGGTCGGCGCCCTCAACCGGCGCCTCGCGAAGGAGTTCGACCGCGTCGTGGTGACGAGCCGGTACGCGGCCGACGAGTTCGAGTCCACCGGCGCACAGCTGGAGCTCGTCCCGTTGGGCGTGGATCTCGACATCTTCCACCCTGCGAAGGGGGCGCCGGCCGACGACGGGCTCCTGAAGCTGTGCTACGTGGGGCGCCTGTCGCATGAGAAGAGCCCGCAGCTGGCCGTGGCCACCGTCGTGGAGCTGCACCGTAGAGGGCGCCCCGTCCGGCTCGACCTCTACGGGACCGGCCCCGACCTGGCCGAGCTGGAGGCTCTCGCGGGTGACGCCCCCGTCCACTTCCACGGCTTCGTCGCAGGCCGCGAGGAGGTCGCCCGGCGCATCGCGGCGGCCGACGTGTCCCTGTCCGTCTGCCCGGCGGAGACCTTCGGGCTCGCAGTGCTGGAGGCACTGGCCTGCGGGACGCCGGTGGTGACGTCCAACCGGGGCGGTGCGCACGAACTCGTCGACGCGTCGTCCGGCGCGTCCGCGGACCCGGACCCCGAGCTGCTCGCCGACGCCGTCGAGTCCCTGGTGCCGCGTCTCGGGCCCGAGCTGCGGGAGGCCGCCCGCGCTCGCGCGGAGCAGTACAGCTGGTCCAGGACGGTCCGGCAGATGCTCGACCTGCACAGCCGCCTGGCCGACGAGATCCCCGACGCGTCAGTGCGAGGGTTCGGCCATCGACGAGGGGAGATGCGATGA
- a CDS encoding ABC transporter substrate-binding protein yields MTRRIVRTAIGLLTTGALALGLTACGGGNAGSEDTAGTGGSGDDLTTIGFVAVGPEGAWRKANEQNVQDTFTQDAGFDLKYAPAAKLDQKSQIDAFTSFVDEGVDVILLSATEGSGWEDSLKRAQEAEIPVILIDRGIEPDDTSLYVTRIAPDNKEVSASVANWAVSAFPDGAKYFTLEGPAGVSVVNERNVGWDEVIGSNDKFTKLGAQTANWSTEEAKSVFETVLKSNNNDVQLVFAQNDEMGLGAVQAVEEAGLTPGVDVKIATIDGTKNALQALADGKLSFVAEYNPLFGETALDVVKKTLAGEEVDPYIIVPSETFDSPEAASEALPDRKF; encoded by the coding sequence ATGACTCGTCGCATCGTGAGGACGGCCATCGGCCTCCTGACCACGGGAGCCCTCGCGCTGGGGCTCACCGCCTGCGGGGGCGGCAACGCCGGCAGTGAGGACACCGCCGGAACCGGCGGTTCGGGAGATGATCTCACCACCATCGGCTTCGTCGCCGTCGGCCCCGAGGGGGCCTGGCGCAAGGCCAACGAGCAGAACGTGCAGGACACGTTCACCCAGGACGCCGGCTTCGACCTCAAGTACGCCCCTGCGGCCAAGCTCGATCAGAAGTCGCAGATCGACGCCTTCACCTCGTTCGTGGACGAGGGTGTGGACGTGATCCTGCTGTCCGCCACGGAAGGGTCCGGCTGGGAGGACTCGCTGAAGCGCGCCCAGGAGGCGGAGATCCCCGTCATCCTCATCGACCGCGGCATCGAGCCGGATGACACCAGCCTGTACGTGACCCGCATCGCGCCGGACAACAAGGAGGTGTCGGCCTCCGTGGCGAACTGGGCGGTCTCGGCCTTCCCGGACGGGGCGAAGTACTTCACCCTCGAGGGCCCGGCCGGCGTGTCGGTCGTCAACGAGCGCAACGTCGGCTGGGACGAGGTCATCGGCAGCAATGACAAGTTCACCAAGCTCGGCGCGCAGACGGCCAACTGGTCGACCGAGGAGGCGAAGAGCGTCTTCGAGACCGTGCTGAAGTCGAACAACAACGACGTCCAGCTGGTGTTCGCGCAGAACGACGAGATGGGCCTCGGCGCGGTGCAGGCCGTCGAGGAGGCAGGGCTGACCCCGGGCGTCGACGTCAAGATCGCGACGATCGACGGCACGAAGAACGCCCTCCAGGCCCTTGCAGACGGGAAGCTGTCCTTCGTCGCGGAGTACAACCCGCTGTTCGGGGAGACGGCCCTCGACGTCGTGAAGAAGACCCTGGCCGGTGAGGAGGTCGATCCCTACATCATCGTCCCGAGCGAGACGTTCGATTCGCCCGAGGCCGCCTCCGAGGCCCTTCCGGACCGCAAGTTCTGA
- a CDS encoding sugar ABC transporter ATP-binding protein has translation MTSPIVEMKSISISFPGVKALDDVDFRLLPGEVHTLMGENGAGKSTLIKALTGVYHIDDGQILIDGRDLKLGGTADAQAAGISTVYQEVNLCANLTIGENVMLGHEVHGPFGIRWKATHARAREALGKLGLGHLNPRAPLSSLSLAMQQLVAISRSVVTNAKVLILDEPTSSLDAREVEQLFSVIRRLRDEGVAILFVSHFLDQVYAISDRLTVLRNGSFVGEYLTKDLDRASLIAAMIGKDIAALRSLEGGGARDLADTEVVYRATGIARKGAIEPTDLELHRGEIVGFAGLLGSGRTELARLMFGADRLEGGAVEVGGAAAEVRSPAAALRHRIAFSSENRRDEGIIRDLSVRENIVLGVQAKRGWARPLPRREADAMVDRYMTELNVRPADPDRPIRTLSGGNQQKVLLGRWLATQPELLILDEPTRGIDVGAKAEIQERVVQLARDGVTVVFISSELEEVVRLSDRIVVLKDHRKIAELANREGLSADDIVNIIASDGIAAATRAAASEEAVVSVEEVAHDRAE, from the coding sequence ATGACCAGCCCCATCGTCGAGATGAAGTCCATCTCGATATCCTTCCCCGGCGTCAAGGCCCTCGACGACGTGGACTTCCGGCTGCTGCCGGGAGAAGTGCACACGCTGATGGGCGAGAACGGCGCGGGAAAGTCCACCCTCATCAAGGCGCTGACGGGCGTCTATCACATCGATGATGGCCAGATCCTCATCGACGGCAGGGACCTGAAGCTCGGCGGGACGGCCGACGCGCAGGCGGCCGGCATCTCGACCGTCTATCAGGAGGTGAACCTCTGCGCCAACCTGACGATCGGCGAGAACGTCATGCTCGGGCACGAGGTGCACGGCCCGTTCGGTATCCGATGGAAGGCGACCCATGCGCGGGCGCGCGAGGCGCTCGGGAAGCTCGGCCTCGGTCACCTGAACCCGAGGGCGCCGCTCAGCTCGCTGTCGCTGGCGATGCAGCAGCTCGTCGCCATCAGCCGGTCCGTGGTCACCAACGCGAAGGTGCTGATCCTCGACGAGCCCACCTCCAGCCTCGACGCGCGGGAGGTGGAGCAGCTCTTCTCGGTGATCAGGCGCCTGCGGGACGAGGGCGTGGCGATCCTCTTCGTCTCCCACTTCCTCGACCAGGTCTACGCGATCAGCGACCGGCTGACCGTGCTGCGCAACGGCAGCTTCGTGGGGGAGTACCTCACGAAGGACCTGGACCGGGCGAGCCTGATCGCCGCCATGATCGGCAAGGACATCGCCGCCCTCAGGAGTCTCGAGGGGGGCGGTGCGCGGGACCTCGCCGACACCGAGGTCGTGTACCGGGCTACGGGGATCGCGCGGAAGGGCGCCATCGAGCCGACGGACCTCGAGCTCCACAGGGGCGAGATCGTCGGCTTCGCCGGCCTGCTGGGGTCGGGGCGCACCGAGCTTGCGCGTCTCATGTTCGGGGCGGACCGCCTCGAGGGCGGGGCCGTCGAGGTCGGGGGGGCCGCCGCGGAGGTCCGCAGCCCGGCCGCCGCGCTCCGGCACCGCATCGCGTTCTCCAGCGAGAACCGCCGCGACGAAGGGATCATCCGCGACCTGAGCGTGCGCGAGAACATCGTGCTCGGCGTGCAGGCGAAGCGGGGCTGGGCCCGGCCGCTGCCCCGTCGGGAGGCAGACGCCATGGTTGATCGCTACATGACGGAGCTCAACGTCCGCCCCGCCGATCCGGACCGTCCCATCCGGACGTTGTCCGGAGGCAACCAGCAGAAGGTGCTGCTCGGGCGCTGGCTTGCCACGCAGCCGGAGCTGCTGATCCTCGACGAGCCCACCCGCGGCATCGACGTCGGCGCCAAGGCCGAGATCCAGGAGCGGGTGGTGCAGCTGGCGCGTGACGGCGTGACCGTCGTGTTCATCTCCTCCGAGCTGGAGGAGGTGGTCCGCCTGAGCGACCGCATCGTCGTGCTGAAGGACCACCGCAAGATCGCGGAGCTCGCCAACAGGGAAGGCCTGAGCGCCGACGACATCGTCAATATCATCGCCAGTGACGGCATCGCGGCCGCCACCAGGGCGGCGGCATCCGAGGAGGCCGTGGTGAGTGTGGAGGAGGTCGCCCATGACCGGGCAGAGTGA
- the trmB gene encoding tRNA (guanosine(46)-N7)-methyltransferase TrmB gives MDPLPPRLHRDVVSFVRRSTRMNESQMKAWERYEKAFVVDVPRGDMSTSIADDALVDWSAAFGREAPLIVEIGSGAGDSLAPMAEGRPDANVVAFEVFEPAVASTLGRLGRHGIDNVRVVVADGAQGLARLFDDGSVSELWTFFADPWHKKRHHKRRLVGTDFADVVVAKLAPGGLWRLATDWEDYALWMREHLDGFPGLENVHGGWAPRLAERPVTKYERKGLEAGRTVYDLTYRRVDAPQD, from the coding sequence GTGGATCCGCTACCCCCTCGCCTGCACCGCGACGTCGTCAGCTTCGTGCGTCGCAGCACCCGCATGAACGAGTCCCAGATGAAGGCGTGGGAGCGCTACGAGAAGGCCTTCGTCGTCGACGTGCCCCGCGGTGACATGTCGACCTCGATCGCCGACGACGCCCTGGTCGACTGGAGCGCCGCGTTCGGCCGCGAGGCCCCGCTGATCGTCGAGATCGGGTCGGGCGCCGGAGACTCACTCGCGCCGATGGCCGAGGGCCGCCCCGACGCCAACGTCGTCGCCTTCGAGGTCTTCGAGCCCGCCGTGGCCTCGACGCTCGGCAGGCTGGGGCGCCACGGGATCGACAACGTGCGCGTCGTCGTCGCCGACGGCGCCCAGGGGCTCGCGAGGCTGTTCGACGACGGCTCGGTCTCCGAACTGTGGACGTTCTTCGCCGACCCGTGGCACAAGAAACGCCACCACAAGCGCCGCCTCGTCGGGACGGACTTCGCCGACGTGGTCGTCGCCAAGCTGGCGCCGGGAGGCCTGTGGCGGCTCGCGACCGACTGGGAGGACTACGCGCTGTGGATGCGGGAGCACCTGGACGGCTTCCCGGGTCTCGAGAACGTCCACGGGGGCTGGGCTCCGCGGCTGGCCGAGCGTCCCGTCACCAAGTACGAGCGCAAGGGCCTCGAGGCAGGGCGGACCGTCTACGACCTGACGTACCGGAGGGTCGATGCGCCTCAGGATTGA